The segment ATGGCAGCTTCCCGTTAGAAAGGGTTACGCCTTGATGTGTTTCTGCCCAACATTGAAATTCAACATGAGGCGCCTTTGTGAGCAGCTTACGAACAGATGGCCAAGAAGATGGGGTGAGGAATACCATGTGCTTTTCCTCTGCCATTTCGGTCTTGCTTAACTGCGGCATGTAGGCATTTTCGTCCTCAGCTACTGCCAACAGCCCTCCCAATACAGCATCTGCTTCCTTAATAAAGCATTGTGTTTCTGGATTATGGTTAATAGTTTCTGTTGTATAGACATTTGCTTGTTTCCAAGCAAGCAAAAAGGCGTGCATATTTGATACGACAACATCATCAATCCGCATTTCAACTGCAAGCATCATCCTTTTATTAACTTCCTCCACCCGACAAACAAAAGCTGCTTTTCTTACTTCTCGATTCTCAAAATGACGTTGATGTGCACTTTTCCGTTTAGGCTGCAAATCAAAAATAGACAGTAATTCGTCTGCAAGCAGATCCTCGCTCTGCTCGATATGTGGTGCGGTTTTCTTAACCTGATGTTCATAAACCGCCAGTAAAACTGCGGCCACATGCTGACAATCCTTTTGAAAGGAAGCGAGCTTTGGACAAGAGCATTCTGCTTGAATATTATCTGATGTCGTCTTTATGCTAACATTAAAATCATCTGCACCATGGACAATTGCTTTACATGTATCTGCATTAAATAATTGAAACGTAACTTTATTGCTTCTCACAAAAGAATCTCCTCGCTTGAAGGAGACATTGCCGCACATTTCTTTTATGATGTTTTTTGTCAACCTAACATTCATCTGGCTTTCTCCTTCTTCGACAAGTCCATTCGCTTTTTTTCTCTTTTTTCATTCTAACACCGTGCCTTATATGCAACAAACAATGTGCACTACTGAAAAATCCGATTATTTACAAACTAAAACATGCCTTTTAAAGCTGCCTTTGTTTGCTGTACAGCGGTCAACAATGGCAAAGCCAGCTTGTTGGATAGCCTCATCTACTTCTTCTATTGATACAATGACTGCTTTTTTAGCAAATCGTCTCGCGCTTTTAAGCATTTCAAGCTTTTCTTCATACGGAAGTACAGAACAAAGATTGTAAGGCATATCAATAACGGCTACATCAAATGCACCCATCACAGCTTTAATATCCTGTAATAGTACCTCTCCTTTTAAATGGAAATGGGCAATATTTTCTCGCGCTTTGCCTGTTACAAGCGGATTGATATCACTGCCGACAATATTTATACCCATTGACAATGCTTCTATTAAAACAGTGCCGATTCCACAGCAAGGATCAATTGCCTTAATACCTGCTGGATGGGGCACGGCAATATTGGCAACAGCTCTTGCTAGCCTTGTGCTTAATGCAGTGGAATATTGATTAGGCTTGTTTTGGTGCTCGAGCCAAACTGATTTACTTTTATGGTAGTAACCAAATAGCCAGCGGCCATTCGCAAACATAACTGCAAAGGTCTGTTCCGGGTTTTGTAAATCAACAGCTCCCTCTATATATGCCCCAGCTTCTCTCTCCATCCGTTTTCTGTCCGGAAATGGAATACTTCCGTTTCCTTTTATAAAAACGACTTTATAGGAAGCTTCTTTTAAACCAATTTCACTAATTACGGACAACAGTTTGTGATAGCTTTCGCTTTCTGCAAGTATGTCCACCCTTCCTTTCATAAATGGACTTCTGCTTTGCTCAAGCTCAAGCTTGCTTTCGATGAAACCTGTGGGAGAGATACTGTCCTCTGGAAAAAGGGAGCGCATCTCAAGCTCGCATAAGTCTGTTTCATCCTCATGAAAAGATATGGTATAAAGATAACCTTTGATTTTCAATTAATAGACCTCATTCTAATTCATATTTATTATGCTATTATAATGGACTTCCAGAAGTATTACTATTAAACGGGCTGCTAGAATTTACTTCCAAATATACTATATGTAAACAAAAAAGATGCTCCTTTTAAAGGAACATCTTCTAAAAGCATAATAGCTTAGTTAAACAGACAGCATTTCTGTGACTGTCGACTGGATTGCTTCTGCCAGCTTCTCTGGTGCCGTTAAATATAACAGTCCGTTTCCTTCCAGTTTTGGAGAGAAGCCAAGAGGAACAGTCCGTTTAATCAGCTGTGCATACAGCTCTGGTTCTGTTAGCTGTCTATCAAACTCCTGAACTGCAATTGCCTTGATTAAGGCCAGTCCGCCTGTGACATGCGGTGCAGCCATGGATGTGCCGCTAAGTCTCGCATATTGACCATTCAAATAGGTGGACAGTATATTTTCTCCTGGAGCTGCAAGGTCTACTTCCCTGTTGGAATTTGAAAATTCCGAAGAGCTTCGTGTGAAATCAACGGAACCGACACTGATTACCTCATTATAAGCTGCCGGATAGCCAAGCTCTTCTGTTGTGTCACGTCCATCCCCTTCATTTCCCGCTGCACAAACAACAAGGATTTGGTTATCGACTGCTCTTTTGACTGCATCATGAAGGGCTTGGACATCATCTGGTCCGCCTAAGCTCATCGAGATAATATCAACATTCTGTTCGATAGCATAATGAATTCCGTTGGCAATCCAATCATACTGCCCTGAGCCTTGTCCGTTAAGGACCTTCACGATAAGAAGGGAGCTTTCTGGTGCTGCACCTACAACTCCATTAGCATTTTCAACAGCTGCAATCGTTCCTGCCACATGTGTGCCATGTCCGTTATAATCTGTATAAATATCTGGATTCGAGTTATCATCATCTGTAAAGTTATAGCCGCCAATTATGCGCTCCTGCAAATCAGGATGTGTCGTATCACAGCCTGTATCAAGGATTGCAATCTTCATTCCTTTTCCTTTCGATTTTCCCCATAATGCAGGTGCTTGAATTTGCTGTATTCCTGTTGGCACCTCATTTGTCATTTGCACCACTTGCTCTACTTTGTAAGGTATTACCTTCACTTCTGGTCTCAAAATATGATCCCTCCTGTAGGATTAGTAGTTTACATTAAATAGTTTAACAATTTAGCATTTTCAAAAAAAGAGCCTTTCGACTCATATAAGAACACATGTTTTGCTGAAATTTGCCGATTTAATTTGTTTACTCCTGATATAAATGACTCAACTAATAGACAGTAATTTCAAATACTTCTTAAAAGCTATGAAAATAACAGACTCAATTTTATTATCTTGCCAATTTCCTCTATACAATTTAAACTAATTAGATTATCATCTAATTAGATAAAAATCTAAAAAGGTGATAAATAATGTCCATTCTGACAAAAGAAAAGAACTATCAAAAGCTTTTTCTAGCTGGTCTAATTAATGGCATTGGCGATAGGTTTAGCCAAGTTGCTTCCTTGTCCCTTCTTTTACAGCTTGCTGATTCTGGCATGTCTGTAGGTATAACTCTTGCTCTTCGCATGTTGCCCTTCTTGCTGTTTGGTCCTTTTAGCAACAAAATTGCTGCTAAATGGTCCCGAAAAAATCTGCTGATTTTTACAGATGCGGCTCGGGCTGTCATAGCCATTTCGTTTTTCTTTGTTGAAAATGAAGCAGATATTTGGATTATTTATTCCGCCTCTTTTCTTTTAGCAAGTGGAGAAGCATTATATGCTCCTGTAAGAAAAGCAAGCATTCCAGCAATTATTGCTCCCAAAAACTTGAAGGCTGTGAACAGTTTAGAGCAGGTACAATTGGGCTTCGTCCTTGTTATTGGTGCATTGGCCGGAGGCATTGTTTCCTATCTATTTGGAATACATGCTGCTTTTCTAGTTAATATTGTTTCCTTTGTCGTTGCAGGTGCCTTCATTAACAGGATTGAAAGCTTGGAAAATCCGCAGAGCAATGCTGTTTCTCCTTCTGAATATAAAGGAAACGGGCTGTTTTCAGTGCTCTTCTCTTCTTCCTTATTCATCATGCTAATGAGTGCTGATATTCTTGTTCCACTTGCGAATGGCATCGAAAATGTGCTTATTAGTGTGTATGCAGACAGCACCTTTTTTGCAGGAGATTTAGGAGTAGGAATTCTTTATAGTGTGCTTGGGACGGGTTTTATCATTAGCCCGATCCTCACTAAGTATATTAAGAGCCATTTCTTGTATTTTGCCTATTTTTCCATGTTGATGGAAGGCTTCATTTTGCTGGCTGTAAGTCAAACTGATTCATTCATTATAATTGCTGTATTGTTTGGACTTCTTACTATATTTGGAGGTGTCGGCAATGCCCTGCTAGACACTGTCATAATGAACGAGCTGCCACAAAAGCATCAAGGAGCGTATTTTTCCTTTTCTGCAACGATTGGGAATACAAGCTTGAGCTTGTCCATGTTTGCCACAGGGCTGCTTTTGAATGTACTACAGCCGCGCATATTAGGAGCCATAAATGGACTATTATATATTGTCTTTGGAGTAGTGTATCTAATGTGGAGTTTTTTGCTCATTCGACTGAAAAGATCGCAAAAAAGCAATTTACTATAGTGAATTTTAGAGAAAGGAAAAACCTGTACCCTAATAAAGGTACAGGTTCATGTTGTCAGTATACCGGCAGATTTTTCAAAGCTGCGTACGCAGTTTCTACCATCATTCTTCGCTTCGTACAATGCTATATCAGCTTCATCCATAAGTGAAGCGATAAGCTGCTCATTTTCGTCGTTATCAATAACGGCACTTGTAACTCCTAAGCTTGCAGTAACATTAATTGCTGCTTCGTCTACCTTTACAGTGTTTTTCTCAACCTCGTGACGAATTGCTTCTGCAACTTGAACAGCATCTGATTGAGAGGTATTAGGCAGGCAAATAATAAACTCCTCACCACCGTATCTGCCAATAAAATCAGCTTTTCTAATATGCTGTTTGGCAAATTGGACTACTTGTTTTAAGACAATATCTCCTGCTTTATGACCAAAAGTATCATTCACTCTCTTAAAATGATCGATATCAAACATTATAATTGCCACTTTATCCATATCAAACAGCTCGTCTGTTTTCTGCAGAAAAAAGCTACGGGTATATACATTCGTTAAACCATCCATACTGGCGATAGCTTTTAACTGTTCCTGCATTAATATTCTTTCGGTAACATCCACAAATGTAATGATTTGGCCGAGATGCTTTTTCCTATGCAAAACGGGGGTAAACTTGATTTGATAATGAAGTGTCTCCTGCTTATAATCTTGTTTTTCTCCTTTTACAACAATATCCAAAAGCGACTCGTTTTCCTTAAGCATTTCCTTTACAGGTTTGCCGATTGAACGGCTGGTGATTGCTGGAACCATTGTTTGCATGACTGGATTGAAATCGACAATAACATTGTTCTGATTTAATACCAAAACCCCTTCTTCCATGCTGTCGAATACTTTTTCTCTAGCAATTGGGGCAACACTGAACATTTGTAACGATATTATCGCCGCCCCATGAAAAATAAAGGAAACACTCATTGATATTGGCCCTAAATCAATGCCGTTAGGACTTAATCCTGTCAAATAAAAAACACTGCCAAGTACAGGTACAAAAAGACCTGCTGTCATTGTCGCAATCTGCCATTTAAAGCGCCTTGCTTTCCCCTTTCGAAGCTGTGCCAAAAGCAAAATAATGCTGCCTAAAACACATGCATATAAGAAAAAGGAATGAACATAAAACCATGGACCGCCTTCAAGACTTAAGGTAGGAAAATCCCCAGATGTGTCTACACCCATTGATTTATAATAGAAATGATGAAAATCATTTGTATAGTGAATCAATATCGTCAATGACGGAAGGCCGAAAAAAAAGTAGTACAAACGGCGACTCCACTTAACACCCACGTATTCCATGCACATGAATAATGTAAAAACCGGAATAAATGGCAATGCAAGATATTCAAGGCGCAGCCATATTTTCATATGCTCTAGTGTTGTGCTTGTCAGCTCAAACACATAAAAAAAGGTAAAGAGCATACAGCAGAAGGTTCCTAAAATATAGAAAATTCCTCCTGGAGCATTGCGTATGCGGTAATAAGCGTAAATACATAATAGTGCACTTAACAGTCCGCCACATATATCAATAAAAGCAAACAGGAATAATTCTTGTGACATCATTAATTCTCCAAATTAGATTTTTACCTCATTATTTCTACCTTTTATTATATTCTATTTCCTAACAGCAGGGATATAAAAAAATAGACCCCTATTTCTCGTAAAATAGGGGTCATTTACTGATGAACTCAGGCTTTATCCGATTTATCACTTTCGCTATAACAACTTTAGAATATATTACCAATTAGATAGTGAATTTACGAATTAGTTCCTGCAGCTCTTCTGACATGCTTGAAAGTGATTTTGCTGATGCAGTAACTTCCTCAAGAACTGCAATTTGCTCTTCTGTACTTGCTGCAACACTTTCAGATGCAGCGGTGTTTTCTTTCGCAATATTTGCCAATTCAAAGGAAGTGGAAGTTACTGACTGCATTTCTCCTGTAACACCCTTAACAATTTGCGAAACTTCTTCCATTTTTGGTGCCATTGTTTTAATTCCTTCAATGATTGCTTGGAATTTAACAATCGCTTCTTGAGATACGTCTATTCCTGTCTGAACACTATCTGCTGCCTGTTTCATTTTATTGACAGTCTGTTCTGTACTTGTCTGGATATCCTTTATCAAGCCAGTAATTTGTTTAGCAGATGTTTGCGACTGTTCAGCAAGCTTTCTTACTTCCTCTGCCACAACAGCAAATCCTTTGCCTTGCTCCCCTGCTCTTGCTGCCTCAATTGCGGCATTAAGTGCTAACAGGTTTGTTTGCTCAGCGATGCCACTGATTACATTACTAATTTCATTAATTTCTTTTGAACGGTCGTTTAATGACTTAATCATTTTATCTGATTCATTAACATGTCCAAAGATCGTGTTCATTTGATCAACTGTTTTCCTAACTGACTCTCCACCTTCTGTTGCATGGTTCGCTGTCAGTCTAGCTTCCTTATTGACTATTTCAAAGTTTTCATGGATAGCGCTGATACCTTGACCTACTTTTTCGATGGCTTTAGCTGTCTTTTCAATACCTATTGTCTGCACCTCTGCACCACTTGCGATTTGCTGAATAGATGATGCAACATGGACAGTTGCTGTTTTTGTTTCTTCAGATGCTGCGGACAGCTCTTCAGCTGCTGCTGCAACTTGTTCTGTATTTGTGTCTACCTGTGAAATAAGCCCACGCAACGACTCCTTCATTTCAGAGAAGGCATTTCCAAGCTCGCCAACCTCGTCATTTGAGGTTACTTCTATCGGTTCTGATAAGTTTCCTTTACTGATAATAATGGCACTGTCCTTCAGTTTGTGAATTGGACGGATAATAGAGCGTGTAACAAGGACTGCAACTATAATGCCAACTAATATTGCCAGAATTTGAATGATTAACGATGTTTTCACAATAGGTGCTGATGCAGTATCTACTTCGCTTTTAAACATTGCTCCTGCAATTTTCCAGCCAGTCAATTTGTTTGTAGTGAAAGTCATGCTTTTCAGTTCACCATCGAACTCATAGTTCAAGTGTCCTTGATTACTTTCATATAGTTCTGCCATAAAACTGTCTTTTGCTTCTGTACCAGATTTTTTCGTTGGATGGTATACATATTGTTTTTCCCTGCCAAGAATAAAGGAATAGCCTTCTTGTCCAATTGTCACTTTTTTTGCTACATCTTTAATAGAATCAACCTTTAAGTTAATTCCAATAATGCCAGTTCCATCTGTAAGCTTCTTCGAAATAGTAACAACCATTTCCCCTGATGCTGATAAATAGGCATCAGATATAAAAGTATCTGTCGCAGCATCTGCGTTTTTATACCAGTCTCTTTCCCGTGGATCATAACCGTCAGGAAGCTTTTTAACAGGATACTGAATCATGTCTCCATCAGGTGTACCAACATAAATGCTGGCTGCTTCTGGATGAAGCGATGCATACTCGTCAAGACGCTTTCTTAAATCGGAGTTTTGCTTTACACTGTTTTCATCAATCGAAATATTTTCAGCAAAAAACTCCGTGTCCTTTACCTTTGGGGCTACCGTACTATCTATATACTCGTTCAGCAAATCTACACTTGCTTCTGCGGCATACGTTATTTGGTTTGAAATCGCCTTATTTGCACTTAAATAAGAAACCGTACCTATCGTTAGTGCTGGTATAATCACCAACAGCAAAAAGGTTAAAAGCAGCTTCCTTTTGATTGTCATTTTTATTTTCTTTATCCCTTTATGTTTCCCCATGTTGTCTCCTGCCTTTATCTATTTATCTCAATCTATTTCCTATATCGACAGGAAAATTGTCTTATATATAAGAAAATATACCCATTATTTTCACTATATGTGGATAATACCTCCAAAAATGATGAATCCGGTTTATAATCCGATTTATTGCATACCTTTTAGAAAGACTATATAATCAGCAAATGGATTCTTAATTCCACCCTACCCAATCAGGTATGGACGAATGATTTTAAAGTGAGCAAAAATTATTAAAGGAGCGCTTTATTTGAATCAAGCAATTATTAATGAAGCAAGTCAAAAACGGAATTATCCCTTTATAACGTTTATTCTTTTCTGGTGTGGACTCACCCTCTTGACGAGCATGTATATCACCATTCCCCTAACCTCTGTCTTCTCAGAAGAATTTCAGATTACTTTGGACCAAACATCGTGGATAGGCAGTTCGTTTTCATTATGCTATGCACTTGGCTGCTTGCTTTACGGACCTATTTCCGATAAATACGGGCGAAAAGTACTAATGGTTACTAGTATCAGCGTCTTAACTGTGGTGACATTTATGATTGGGTTTGTTCATTCCTATCATGCTCTCGTATTTTTGAGAGCGGTACAAGGGCTAGTGGCTGCTGCTTTTGCGCCAATTTCTCTTGTGTATGCAGGTGAAATGTTTCCGCCAAATAAAAGGGTAACAGCAGTTGGTTTTATCAGCACAGGACTTCTTATGGCCGGCATTATCGGCCAGATTTTCAGTGGGCTTATAAATCAGCTACTCGGCTGGAATGCCATCTTTTTCATTTTAGGAGTTGTCTATTTATTCTCAGCGGTCCTTGTTATTATCGCTTTGCCGAAAGAGGATTTGCCAAAATCAAATGAGCATATTTGGAGTAAATTCAAGCAAATTAAACTATTGTTTCATCAACCGCAGCTGCTTCTTTGCTTTGCTGTCACATTTATGCTGCTGTTCACATTAGTCGGAATGTATACCATTTTGGGGAGCTATTTATCTTTACCGAAATTTGGATTAACAAGTGATCAAATTCTGTATGTTCGTGCAGTTGGGATTATCGGGATGATTGTTGCTTTTTTTGTTGGTTCTATCTCGAAACGATTCGGGGCATTAACAGTGATGCGGGCTGGTCTTTTTCTATCTGTTGTCGGATTATTCCTGTTAGGCTTCAGTACCTCTCTAATAGCTGTGGTTATCTTAAGTGTCATTTTTGTAGCAGGGATTGCGGTTGTTTCCCCTGTAATCATCTCGCTCATCAGTCAAAAGGGTGGGAATGCTAGAGGTACGGCGATTTCCTTCAATGCTTTCGTCCTGTTTCTTGGGGCAAGTGCAGGTCCAATCGTAGCGGTACAGCTGCTAAAAACAGGAATGCTGACATTGTCGTTCATTATTTTAAGTGTTTGTCTGTTGATCGGTCTTGGAGTATCGTTCTTCCTTCGTTCTGCTGCATCAGCACAGGGTAGATAATAAAAAGAAAGTTAGAAATTAATCGTTTAGAACAGTTTTAAAATTAATTCGTTTCATTGCGCTGCACCAACTCGCTTTCCGCGGGAAGATGAGCCTCCTCGGGCTTCGCCTGCGGGGTCTCATCTTTTCCTCTATTTTCCTTAGTAATCGAGTGGCCTCCACTCCATTTCACTAAGATTTTAATTATTGAAGAACATAAATAAAACTAAACGATTAATATTTATTATTCGTGTTTAGAGTGGTATTTTTGTTTTGTTCATCCCACTTTACTTATTTTCATCTGACCGTTTTGTAAGCAAAAAATTGGCTTTTACTGCGCCAATCTTTTCCTTTCTTGCATTATATACAGGCGCTTCTGCATATTTAGAAAGCTGTTGATAAATTTGGTCGTTTCCAACGCCTAGCTGTTTGAGCACCTCGATTGTGGCGACACTAACTGCTCTTGTGCCTCCATCCTCGACCTTAATGGCAATTCCAATCCCATGCTCTGTCAAACCGAGGCATTGAACGGCTTCTGCTCCTGCTTTCGAGACAATCTGTGATCCAAATGCCTTCATTAAATCTGTATCAAATCTGTTTGTCCCGCCAACCATTTCTGGATGTGTAATCATAGCATCCCGTATTCTTGCAAGTATTGCAGACCTTTGCTCATTCACTTGATTATCTGGCTTAGCAAGCCGTGCATATCCAAGTGCAGCATTTACTAATGGAATTTGATGAACAGGTACACCGCAGCCATCGACACTTAATTGAATATTCTCCTTTGGAAACGAGCATATCTCCGCAATAGCTGTTAGTATTCGTTGCTGCACAGGATGATGAACTTCACGATAGGAGCTGATTTCCTCCTGCATATGAACAGCTGTTGTCAGCATGCCCGAATGCTTTCCAGAACAATTGCTGTATACAGGTGTTACATCCTTGCCTGCCCTTAACAGTTTTTTATAGCTTTCCATATTCCAAGGTGTATGTGTGCCGCATTGGAGTGCATCTTCCTGTAAATGGAGCTTGTCCAATATATTCAAAACCGTATTTCGATGATAATTCTCTCCACTGTGTGAAGCACAGCTAAGTGCAAGTGCACCTGCATCAAAAGCAAAGTGGTCTGCTGCACCTGTTTCCACTAACGGAACAGCCTGAAATGGCTTCATGGACGAACGCGGGAATGTCATCCTGTAAGGATCTCCATACGAATACAGCAATTCCCCTTCTCTATTGACAACGGCAATATGGACACAATGCGTGCTTTCTATTTGGCTTCCCCTATAAACTAAAATCGGTTTTTCCATCCCCAACACCCCTAATCCAATATAATTTACACTAAATTTTAATATAAACCAGATTATTTGTCGAAATTTTTTAAAAACTAACTGTGATTTACTAATAATATAATTAGAGGGATAATTTCACGTATCATTGAAAGACTAAAAAAGCCACTTAAAAACGGCACTACTCAATTTAGGAGGGATTTTCTTGGCGATACTTGTAACTCTTATTTACACTATTATCAGACTGCGTACGAGATTAGATTATTTCTTGAACCATTCTGCTTATAAGCTAAACGGTCTTCTTAAGCTGTTTGCAGTTCCAAGTGTCTAAAGTTATCTCTGCCTAAAAAAAAAGCACTGTCATACTGATCGATTTGTCTCGGCTAGTATGACAGGTTTTTCCATTTGGGTAATTTATGTTAAGCTTCGATTTTCCACTTTTTTGCCGATAAATTCAAGAAATTCCTTCACCGACAGCTCTTTACTTTCGCTTTTTCCGAACCTTCGAACATTCACAGTAGATTCATTTAATTCCTTATCCCCCAAAACGATAATATAAGGAATTTTCTGCAGCTGTGCCTCTCTTATTTTATAGCCCAGCTTTTCCTCACGTTTATCTACTTCCACGCGAATTCCCGCTTCCTTCAATGCGGATTGGACTTCGCGGCAATAATCCATATGAACATGTGAGACCGGGATAATCTCTACTTGAACAGGTGCAAGCCAGACCGGAAAAGCACCTCCAAAATGTTCAATCAGAATGGCGAAAAACCGGTCAAGGCTTCCCATAACAGCTCTGTGAATAACTACTGGTCGAACCTTTTCATTCTGTTCATTTATATAAGACAAATCAAATTTTTCTGGCATTTGAAAATCAAGCTG is part of the Niallia taxi genome and harbors:
- a CDS encoding TRM11 family SAM-dependent methyltransferase, which encodes MKIKGYLYTISFHEDETDLCELEMRSLFPEDSISPTGFIESKLELEQSRSPFMKGRVDILAESESYHKLLSVISEIGLKEASYKVVFIKGNGSIPFPDRKRMEREAGAYIEGAVDLQNPEQTFAVMFANGRWLFGYYHKSKSVWLEHQNKPNQYSTALSTRLARAVANIAVPHPAGIKAIDPCCGIGTVLIEALSMGINIVGSDINPLVTGKARENIAHFHLKGEVLLQDIKAVMGAFDVAVIDMPYNLCSVLPYEEKLEMLKSARRFAKKAVIVSIEEVDEAIQQAGFAIVDRCTANKGSFKRHVLVCK
- a CDS encoding S8 family peptidase; this translates as MTNEVPTGIQQIQAPALWGKSKGKGMKIAILDTGCDTTHPDLQERIIGGYNFTDDDNSNPDIYTDYNGHGTHVAGTIAAVENANGVVGAAPESSLLIVKVLNGQGSGQYDWIANGIHYAIEQNVDIISMSLGGPDDVQALHDAVKRAVDNQILVVCAAGNEGDGRDTTEELGYPAAYNEVISVGSVDFTRSSSEFSNSNREVDLAAPGENILSTYLNGQYARLSGTSMAAPHVTGGLALIKAIAVQEFDRQLTEPELYAQLIKRTVPLGFSPKLEGNGLLYLTAPEKLAEAIQSTVTEMLSV
- a CDS encoding MFS transporter; amino-acid sequence: MSILTKEKNYQKLFLAGLINGIGDRFSQVASLSLLLQLADSGMSVGITLALRMLPFLLFGPFSNKIAAKWSRKNLLIFTDAARAVIAISFFFVENEADIWIIYSASFLLASGEALYAPVRKASIPAIIAPKNLKAVNSLEQVQLGFVLVIGALAGGIVSYLFGIHAAFLVNIVSFVVAGAFINRIESLENPQSNAVSPSEYKGNGLFSVLFSSSLFIMLMSADILVPLANGIENVLISVYADSTFFAGDLGVGILYSVLGTGFIISPILTKYIKSHFLYFAYFSMLMEGFILLAVSQTDSFIIIAVLFGLLTIFGGVGNALLDTVIMNELPQKHQGAYFSFSATIGNTSLSLSMFATGLLLNVLQPRILGAINGLLYIVFGVVYLMWSFLLIRLKRSQKSNLL
- a CDS encoding histidine kinase N-terminal 7TM domain-containing diguanylate cyclase; translated protein: MMSQELFLFAFIDICGGLLSALLCIYAYYRIRNAPGGIFYILGTFCCMLFTFFYVFELTSTTLEHMKIWLRLEYLALPFIPVFTLFMCMEYVGVKWSRRLYYFFFGLPSLTILIHYTNDFHHFYYKSMGVDTSGDFPTLSLEGGPWFYVHSFFLYACVLGSIILLLAQLRKGKARRFKWQIATMTAGLFVPVLGSVFYLTGLSPNGIDLGPISMSVSFIFHGAAIISLQMFSVAPIAREKVFDSMEEGVLVLNQNNVIVDFNPVMQTMVPAITSRSIGKPVKEMLKENESLLDIVVKGEKQDYKQETLHYQIKFTPVLHRKKHLGQIITFVDVTERILMQEQLKAIASMDGLTNVYTRSFFLQKTDELFDMDKVAIIMFDIDHFKRVNDTFGHKAGDIVLKQVVQFAKQHIRKADFIGRYGGEEFIICLPNTSQSDAVQVAEAIRHEVEKNTVKVDEAAINVTASLGVTSAVIDNDENEQLIASLMDEADIALYEAKNDGRNCVRSFEKSAGILTT
- a CDS encoding methyl-accepting chemotaxis protein, which translates into the protein MGKHKGIKKIKMTIKRKLLLTFLLLVIIPALTIGTVSYLSANKAISNQITYAAEASVDLLNEYIDSTVAPKVKDTEFFAENISIDENSVKQNSDLRKRLDEYASLHPEAASIYVGTPDGDMIQYPVKKLPDGYDPRERDWYKNADAATDTFISDAYLSASGEMVVTISKKLTDGTGIIGINLKVDSIKDVAKKVTIGQEGYSFILGREKQYVYHPTKKSGTEAKDSFMAELYESNQGHLNYEFDGELKSMTFTTNKLTGWKIAGAMFKSEVDTASAPIVKTSLIIQILAILVGIIVAVLVTRSIIRPIHKLKDSAIIISKGNLSEPIEVTSNDEVGELGNAFSEMKESLRGLISQVDTNTEQVAAAAEELSAASEETKTATVHVASSIQQIASGAEVQTIGIEKTAKAIEKVGQGISAIHENFEIVNKEARLTANHATEGGESVRKTVDQMNTIFGHVNESDKMIKSLNDRSKEINEISNVISGIAEQTNLLALNAAIEAARAGEQGKGFAVVAEEVRKLAEQSQTSAKQITGLIKDIQTSTEQTVNKMKQAADSVQTGIDVSQEAIVKFQAIIEGIKTMAPKMEEVSQIVKGVTGEMQSVTSTSFELANIAKENTAASESVAASTEEQIAVLEEVTASAKSLSSMSEELQELIRKFTI
- a CDS encoding MFS transporter, translated to MNQAIINEASQKRNYPFITFILFWCGLTLLTSMYITIPLTSVFSEEFQITLDQTSWIGSSFSLCYALGCLLYGPISDKYGRKVLMVTSISVLTVVTFMIGFVHSYHALVFLRAVQGLVAAAFAPISLVYAGEMFPPNKRVTAVGFISTGLLMAGIIGQIFSGLINQLLGWNAIFFILGVVYLFSAVLVIIALPKEDLPKSNEHIWSKFKQIKLLFHQPQLLLCFAVTFMLLFTLVGMYTILGSYLSLPKFGLTSDQILYVRAVGIIGMIVAFFVGSISKRFGALTVMRAGLFLSVVGLFLLGFSTSLIAVVILSVIFVAGIAVVSPVIISLISQKGGNARGTAISFNAFVLFLGASAGPIVAVQLLKTGMLTLSFIILSVCLLIGLGVSFFLRSAASAQGR
- a CDS encoding asparaginase, which translates into the protein MEKPILVYRGSQIESTHCVHIAVVNREGELLYSYGDPYRMTFPRSSMKPFQAVPLVETGAADHFAFDAGALALSCASHSGENYHRNTVLNILDKLHLQEDALQCGTHTPWNMESYKKLLRAGKDVTPVYSNCSGKHSGMLTTAVHMQEEISSYREVHHPVQQRILTAIAEICSFPKENIQLSVDGCGVPVHQIPLVNAALGYARLAKPDNQVNEQRSAILARIRDAMITHPEMVGGTNRFDTDLMKAFGSQIVSKAGAEAVQCLGLTEHGIGIAIKVEDGGTRAVSVATIEVLKQLGVGNDQIYQQLSKYAEAPVYNARKEKIGAVKANFLLTKRSDENK